In a single window of the Drosophila miranda strain MSH22 chromosome XL, D.miranda_PacBio2.1, whole genome shotgun sequence genome:
- the LOC108159601 gene encoding cytochrome P450 4g1: MTVDTVQETLQHAATSTSGLGFSPMLTTLVGTIVALGLYEYWRRNTREYRMVANIPSPPGLPLLGQAHMVAGLSNAEILNVGLGYLNKYGETMKAWLGNVLLVFLTNPNDIELILSGHQHLTKAEEYRYFKPWFGDGLLISNGHHWRHHRKMIAPTFHQSILKSFVPTFVDHSKSVVGRMGLETGKSFDVHDYMSTTTVDILLSTAMGVKKLPEGNKSFEYAQAVVDMCDIIHKRQVKLLYRLDSIYKFTKLREKGDRMMNIILGMTSKVVKDRKQNFQEESRAIVDEVQAVSTPATKKEGLRDDLDDIDENDVGAKRRLALLDAMVEMAKNPDIEWNEKDIIDEVNTIMFEGHDTTSAGSSFALCMMGIHKDIQEKVFAEQKAIFGDNMLRDCTFADTNEMKYLERVILETLRLYPPVPLIARRLDYDLKLASGPYTVPKGTTVIVLQYCVHRRADIYPNPTKFDPDNFLPERMANRHYYSFIPFSAGPRSCVGRKYAMLKLKVLLSTIVRNYIVHSTDTEADFKLQADIILKLENGFNISLEKRKYATVA, from the coding sequence ATGACAGTGGACACGGTGCAGGAGACGCTGCAACATGCGGCCACATCGACATCGGGACTCGGCTTCAGCCCCATGCTCACCACCCTGGTGGGCACCATAGTGGCCCTGGGATTGTACGAGTACTGGCGCCGGAATACACGGGAGTACCGCATGGTGGCCAACATACCGTCGCCGCCAGGATTGCCGCTGTTGGGACAAGCTCACATGGTCGCTGGCCTGAGCAATGCAGAGATCTTGAATGTGGGACTCGGCTACCTGAATAAGTATGGCGAGACGATGAAGGCTTGGCTGGGCAATGTCCTCCTTGTCTTCCTCACCAATCCCAACGACATTGAGCTGATCTTGAGCGGGCACCAGCATTTGACCAAGGCCGAGGAGTATCGCTACTTCAAGCCATGGTTCGGCGATGGCCTGCTGATCAGCAACGGACACCACTGGCGCCACCATCGCAAGATGATTGCCCCCACCTTCCATCAGAGCATTCTGAAGAGCTTTGTGCCCACCTTTGTGGACCACTCCAAGTCGGTTGTGGGTCGCATGGGCCTCGAGACCGGCAAGTCCTTTGATGTGCACGACTACATGTCCACCACCACCGTCGACATCCTGCTCTCCACCGCCATGGGTGTGAAGAAGCTGCCCGAGGGCAACAAGAGCTTCGAGTATGCCCAGGCCGTCGTCGACATGTGCGACATCATCCACAAGCGCCAGGTCAAGCTTCTGTACCGTCTGGATTCGATCTACAAGTTTACCAAGCTTCGCGAGAAGGGCGACCGCATGATGAACATCATTCTGGGCATGACCAGCAAGGTGGTGAAGGACCGAAAGCAGAACTTCCAGGAGGAGTCGCGCGCCATTGTCGACGAGGTGCAGGCCGTTTCGACACCGGCCACCAAGAAGGAGGGACTTCGCGACGATCTCGATGACATCGATGAGAACGATGTCGGCGCCAAGCGCCGTCTGGCCCTCCTCGATGCCATGGTCGAGATGGCAAAGAACCCCGATATCGAGTGGAACGAGAAGGACATCATCGATGAGGTGAACACCATTATGTTCGAGGGTCACGATACCACCTCGGCCGGCTCCAGCTTTGCCCTCTGCATGATGGGCATCCACAAGGACATCCAGGAGAAGGTCTTTGCCGAGCAGAAGGCCATCTTTGGCGACAACATGCTGCGCGACTGCACCTTTGCCGACACCAACGAGATGAAGTACCTGGAGCGCGTCATTCTCGAGACTCTGCGCTTGTACCCCCCAGTACCCCTGATCGCTCGCCGCCTGGACTACGATCTCAAGCTGGCCAGCGGCCCCTACACCGTACCCAAGGGCACCACCGTCATCGTCCTGCAGTACTGCGTGCACCGTCGTGCCGACATCTACCCCAACCCGACCAAGTTCGATCCGGACAACTTCCTGCCCGAGCGCATGGCCAACAGGCACTACTACTCGTTTATTCCGTTCAGTGCCGGACCCCGCAGCTGTGTGGGCCGCAAGTACGCGATGCTCAAGCTGAAGGTACTGCTCTCCACCATCGTGCGTAACTACATTGTCCACTCGACCGATACGGAGGCGGACTTCAAGCTGCAGGCCGACATCATTCTCAAGCTCGAGAATGGCTTCAACATCTCCCTGGAGAAGCGCAAGTACGCGACTGTCGCTTAG
- the LOC108165049 gene encoding achaete-scute complex protein T8 has translation MAALSFSPSPPPQTAAKSTAASSSASKENSIQPLGSSKPFGKITVHNVLSESGANALQQHIANQNTIIRKIRDFGMLGAVQSAAVSATTNSGTLGQRKRPLGESKQNSQNSQNSLNSLITPSKPPAATTGNAKRSKLSKKSQEKAAKTASSHTPATAKQEPTVASASPSLELDAKAAGTPGRKGLPMPQAVARRNARERNRVKQVNNGFALLRERIPEEVSEAFEAQGAGRGASKKLSKVETLRMAVEYIRSLEKLLGFDFPPLGCHANSSSSGDDSFMFIKDEFDGLDEHFDDSLSNYEMDEAAAGAGAASQQQHEQTEHPPGHQDTNTDLLPSLTTLNGLQYLRIPGTNTYQLVTPNMLGSSSSLDEEHFGALIDTNCLSSNASPDPDPPAAMALPAIAAAQSGSTLSRSPVPPSPAAAATEAATGAATSTSSPCTSPTQRGSSSMAQPPSCIGPETVLVSPVAVANELLLQACAAQLQQQLIKQEYANSRANTNTNTNTNSNANANANGSSPTTSLNYSQDQAQMLCSSLLPAFYDQEPVSFYDNVVVGLPSFKKEFNEMLHQDQTGATAVGSVGSVGVGGCLSDESMIDAIDWWEAHTPKSETGPASNSNDTSAVLM, from the coding sequence ATGGCTGCCCTTAGCTTCAGCCCCTCACCGCCGCCGCAGACAGCAGCCAAGTCCACTGCCGCCAGCTCGTCCGCCTCCAAGGAAAATAGCATCCAGCCACTGGGGTCCAGCAAGCCATTCGGCAAGATCACCGTCCATAATGTGCTCAGCGAGAGCGGGGCCAATGCCCTGCAGCAGCACATTGCCAACCAGAACACGATCATCCGCAAGATCCGCGACTTTGGAATGCTTGGAGCGGTCCAGAGTGCCGCCGTCTCCGCCACAACCAACTCGGGAACCTTGGGCCAACGCAAGCGGCCTCTGGGGGAGTCCAAACAGAACTCTCAGAACTCCCAGAACAGTCTGAATAGTCTGATCACACCGAGCAAACCTCCGGCAGCGACGACGGGCAATGCCAAGCGCAGCAAGCTGAGCAAGAAGAGCCAGGAGAAGGCGGCCAAGACGGCGAGCAGCCACACACCGGCCACGGCCAAGCAGGAACCCACTGTTGCGTCCGCGTCTCCGTCCCTGGAGCTGGACGCCAAGGCGGCTGGTACGCCCGGACGCAAGGGTCTGCCGATGCCACAGGCGGTGGCGCGTCGCAATGCACGGGAACGGAACCGCGTCAAGCAGGTCAACAATGGTTTCGCTTTGCTCCGGGAGCGCATACCCGAGGAGGTATCCGAGGCTTTTGAGGCCCAGGGTGCTGGACGGGGGGCCAGCAAGAAGCTGTCCAAGGTGGAGACACTGCGCATGGCCGTGGAGTACATCCGGAGTCTGGAGAAGCTGCTGGGCTTCGATTTCCCGCCCCTGGGCTGCCATGCCAACAGCTCGAGCAGCGGAGACGACAGCTTCATGTTCATCAAGGATGAGTTTGATGGTCTGGACGAGCACTTTGATGACTCCCTGAGCAACTACGAAATGGACGAGGCTgctgcaggagcaggagccgccagccagcagcagcacgagcAGACAGAGCACCCACCAGGTCATCAGGACACCAACACGGACCTGCTACCCAGTCTAACGACACTGAATGGGCTGCAGTACTTGCGGATACCGGGGACCAACACCTACCAGCTGGTGACCCCGAATATGCtgggcagcagctccagcctGGACGAGGAGCATTTCGGTGCCTTAATTGACACAAATTGCCTGAGCAGCAATGCCAGTCCCGATCCCGATCCCCCTGCTGCCATGGCACTGCCTGCGATTGCAGCTGCCCAAAGCGGTTCGACCTTATCGCGATCGCCCGTGccaccatcaccagcagcggcagcaaccgAGGCAGCGACAGGGGCAGCCACAAGCACAAGCAGTCCCTGCACATCCCCAACACAGCGAGGCAGTTCATCAATGGCTCAACCACCGAGCTGCATTGGGCCCGAGACAGTTCTGGTTTCACCTGTCGCCGTTGCTAATGAACTCCTGTTGCAGGCGTGTGCCgcccagctgcagcagcaactgaTCAAACAGGAATACGCCAACAGCAGGGCCAACAcgaacaccaacaccaacaccaacagcaatgccaatgccaatgccaatggaAGTTCTCCGACAACATCCCTGAACTATTCACAGGACCAGGCCCAAATGCTGTGCTCCTCCCTCCTGCCCGCCTTCTACGATCAGGAGCCCGTTAGCTTCTACGACAATGTGGTGGTGGGGTTGCCCAGTTTCAAGAAGGAATTCAACGAAATGCTCCACCAGGATCAAACGGGAGCCACGGCAGTGGGATCAGTCGGATCAGTCGGAGTCGGGGGCTGTCTCTCCGACGAGAGCATGATCGATGCCATCGACTGGTGGGAGGCGCATACACCCAAATCGGAGACGGGACCGGCATCCAACTCCAACGACACATCAGCAGTGCTCATGTGA